TCAAGAAAAAGACAAATTGCTGATTTTTACTGCCGCGCTAGTTGCCGAACGGCGGAAAGCTCGGGGCGTTAAGCTGAACTATCCGGAGGCGATCGCCTACATCTCTGCGGCTATTCTTGAAGGCGCCAGGGATGGGCGCACGGTTGCCGAACTCATGAGCTTTGGCACAACGCTGCTAACCCGGACAGAAGTCATGGAAGGCATCCCTGAAATGATTCATGAAGTCCAGGTCGAAGCTACTTTCCCTGATGGCACGAAGCTAGTAACCGTGCATGATCCTATTCGGTAGGCTCATCTAACAGCGTCTCAATGAGTAGGTCTACCTGCTGCTGCTGGCGATTCAGAAATCCCTCGCACTGGCGCAACTGCTCAACGGCTGTAGAGAACTGGTCAAACACCTCAGATAAAGGAAGTTCTCCGCTTTCAATCTGCTCGATAGTCGCCTCAATTTCTGCGACAGTTGCTTCGTAACGCCAATTTGCCGGAAGGCGCATAGTAATGTCGACTTCTACGGGTTCAGAAGTTTCGGTAATTTTAGAACGCTTGCTCATGAGTTTTGCTCTGGGGTGGTGATTTCTTGTACAGTGACTCGCATTTGTCCTTGGGCTAACTGGACTGTGAGTGCTTGCCCTGGCATTAGTTGTGCAGTGGATCGGACAACAGTGCCGTCTGTGTGACGAATTAAGGCGTAGCCTCGGCTTAAAACAGCGGCTGGATCAAGCGCACTGAGCTTTTGGCGGAGTAATTCGCAGTGCTGGGTGGCTTCCTGAACGGGTTGGAGGGCACTTTGAGTCAAACGTTGGCGCATCCAAGCGATCGCTTGCCCTTGCTGTCTGATTTGGCGATCGAGGTGAAGGCGGCGAATTTTGCCCTTTATCCGTTGAACCTGCGCACTGGATTGATCGATCGCTTGCTGCGTAGTTTGGTGCAGTAGGGCAATGCGATCGCGGTGATCGGCAATGACATCTCTGAGATTAGGTACGGCTTGCTCTGCTGCTGCCGTGGGCGTATGAGCACAAACATCAGCAACCAAATCTGCCAGCGATTCATCCCGCTGATGCCCAATGCCAGAGACGATCGGGATCGGGCAATCAGCGATTGCTCTCACTACTCGTTCATCGTTAAAGCAAGCCAGGTCTTCCACTGCCCCACCGCCCCGCGACAAAATCAGCACCTCGGCTCGTCCGTCTCGCTCGACTCGTTGAATCGCCTGGACGATCGCGGCAGGTGCCTGGTCACCCTGAACCAGGGCTGGTGATAACAACACCTGCATTCCCGGATGACGGCGCTTGAGGGTGCGCTTGATGTCTCCCCAAGCCGCTGCCTGGGGGGATGTGACTACGGCGATCGCTTGAGGGTAGGGCGGCAGAGGTTGTTTGCGATCGTCATCAAACAATCCTTCTAGTTCTAGCCGCTTACGCAACTGGCGGTAACGGAGCGATCGTAGCCCCTCGCCTGCGGGCAACACCTGCCACACCACTAACTGGTAGCTACCCCGCTGAGGATAGACACTAATTCGACCTAGAAGGATAATTTGCTCTCCCTGAACGGGCAGCGTCGCCAACTTACCCATCTGACTTTTCCAAACGACGCAGCTAAGGGTTGCCTTAGCCTCAGGGTCTTGCAGCGTAAAGAACAACCCGCTCTGATAATGATTGGTGCTCGAAACCTCCCCTGTTACCCAAACCTGAACAAGCTGATTATCCTGCTCTAACAAGTCTTGAATATAGGAAGTCAGCCCTGCCACCGAAAGAGCAGTGTCAGGAATAATCAGACTAGGAAAATTATCGTTCATAACCCAAGGATTTTCTTTAGTCGGCATTGCTAAAAAAAGCCATGAAAATCCGGTTCCCCTGCCCTCTTAGGGAAGGGGGTAGGGGTTAGGTTCAGTCGCCAACGCAACTAGGGAGACCTTTCCCCCAACCCCTCTCCTAAAGGAAAGGGGCTTTGAGCAGCTTCATAGCTTCATTGAGCAACACCAGATTTTTTTAGTTTAGCGCCAAGTCTAATTCAATTTAGTACATTTGTATGGTTAAATCAAAAACGAGCTAGAATATAGGTTGGTGCAACGTCCTCATTTTAAAGGAATCTTGCTGCCCTGAAGCAGTTTGCTGAACGGTCAATTCCCCTTTAAAGAGCAGAGCTTATTCCAAAGTAAATTCTAAGAGTAGACTTAGAAATCGCTCAAGAATTCAACGAGGTTACTACTAACGTCTTTCGGCATTTTGCCGATAAGACGCTACAACTTATATTAATTTGTCTGCCCGGTTCTAAATTTTTGCAAAATCTTGCCCTGAGGTACGAATGGCTAAAGCTACTAAAAATAATGAAGGTTCAGAGCGCGAAAAAGCCTTAGACCTGGTGTTAACACAAATCGATCGCACCTTTGGTAAAGGTACAATTATGCGCCTGGGCGATGCAGGTCGCATGAAGATCGAAACGACTCCTAGTGGGGCGCTCACCCTTGATTTAGCGTTGGGCGGCGGTATTCCCAAAGGACGAATTGTCGAGATTTATGGGCCAGAAAGCTCTGGTAAAACAACGTTAGCGCTACACATTATTGCTGAAATCCAGAAAGCAGGTGGCGTTGCAGCTTTTGTCGACGCTGAGCACGCTCTTGATCCCGTTTACTCGGCGGCGATCGGGGTAGATATCGCTAATCTTCTTGTTTCCCAGCCCGATACAGGCGAACAGGGGCTAGAAATTGTTGATCAGCTGGTTCGTTCTACCGCTGTCGATATTGTGGTGGTAGACTCTGTGGCGGCTCTGGTACCAAGGGCAGAAATTGAAGGAGAAATGGGCGATGTGCACGTCGGTTTACAAGCCCGTTTAATGAGCCAAGCCCTGCGGAAAATCACGGGAAATATTGGCAAAACTGGCTGTACTGTCGTGTTTCTCAATCAGTTGCGCCAAAAAATTGGGATCTCCTACGGCAACCCAGAAACCACAACAGGCGGCAATGCCCTCAAATTCTATGCGTCCCTCCGGCTCGATATTCGTCGGATTCAAACCCTCAAGAAGGGAACTGAAGAATACGGGACTCGCGCCAAAGTCAAGGTGGCGAAAAATAAGGTGGCTCCTCCCTTCCGCATTGCCGAGTTTGACATCATTTTTGGTAAGGGCATTTCTACCTTAGGCTGTCTGATGGACTTGGCTGAGGAAATGAATATCCTCGTGCGGCGCGGTGCCTGGTATAGCTACAACGGCGAAAACATTAGCCAGGGCCGCGATAACGCCATTAAGTACATGGAAGAGAAACCCGAATTTGCGAAAGAGGTAGAGAAGTTGGTGCGAGAAAAACTGGAGATGGGGGCTGTGGTTTCTGCAAACTCTGTGACTCCAACCAGTTCAGGCAGCGCCGATGAGGATGAAGACGAGATTGAAGAGGTCGATTTAGAAGAATAGGTCGTCGGGTGGCGATGCTACCCTTGGGACAACTTACGGTTAAATGGGTAGGTGTGAATTGCCCGGACGCGATGTCCGGGAACCCATTTCTTGTGAGCTTCCTGTGTCTGAATCGAAAAGACCGTCCGAATTAAAGAAATCATCGCGATCGCTGGCTGGCATTGCAGGTATTGTGGCGATCGCCACTCTGGTTAGTAAAGTCTTTGGGCTGGGTCGTCAAATACTAGTGGCGGCTGTGTTTGGGGTAGGGTCGGCATACGGCGCTTATCAGTTCGCTACGATCATTCCTAGCTTTTTCTTGATCTTGCTGGGTGGAATTAACGGCCCGTTCCATAGCGCTATGGTCAGTGTTCTCGCCAAGAAGGATAAGCGCGAGGCGGTGCCAGTAATCGAGACGATTTCTACATTAGTGGGACTGGTCATGCTGGTGTTAACGGCGATCGTAGTAGTATCCGCGCCGCAGCTTTTGACCTTAGTAGCACCAGGCTTGGCTGAGAAAGAACCGCTGGTGCGAGAAATCGCGATTCATCAACTGCGAATTATGGCTCCGACGGCGTGGTTCGCGGGCATGATTGGTATTGGCTTTGGGGCTTTGAATGCAGCGGATGTATATTGGTTGCCCTCTATCAGTCCATTGCTGTCGAGCGTGACGATTGTAGTAGCAGTGGGAGGGCTAGCATTTTGGCTAGGGAGTCAAGTCAGTGATCCCCAGTACGCTTTGCTGGGCGGTAGCGTTTTGGCTGGGGCATTTGTGGTGGGGACGGTGTTGCAGTGGGTGGCACAAGCGATCGCCCAAAAGCAAGCAGGCTTGGGCGGCTTCCGGCTTCGCCTTGACCTTAAAAACCCTGTAGTTAAAGATGTTTTAACAGTCATGGGTCCTGCGTTATTTGCCTCAGGAATGCTGCAAATCAACGTTTACACCGACATGTATTTCACGTCTTATTTAGAGAAACCTTCCGCTGCGGTATCGGCTCTAGATTACGCCAATCTGCTCGTGCAGACTCCTCTAGGGATTCTTTCTAACGTGATTTTGGTGCCATTGCTGCCCGTTTTCTCTCAACTTTCTGATCCGCAAAACTGGGGGGCACTGAAGCAACGAATTCGTCAAGGGATATTGATTACGGCGATCGTTATGCTGCCCCTGAGCGGTCTCATGATTTCTCTCTCGACTTCTATTGTCCGGGTAGTCTACCAACGCGGCGCATTTCAAACAGAAGCCTCACAACTGGTTGCAACCGTGCTGATTGCCTATGCGATAGGAATGTTTGTTTATCTGAGCCGGGATGTTTTAGTGCGGGTTTTCTATGCGCTGGGTGATAGCGATACGCCGTTCAAGATCAGCCTGGTTAACATTTTCTTGAACGCGCTGTTTGATTATTTGCTGCTGCCCTTTGGCGTACAGGGTTTGGTTTTGGCAACCGTGAGCGTCAATGTTCTTTCAGTAATTGCGTTAACTTATTTTCTGAATCGACGGCTTGGGGGTTTGGCTTGGCGATCGTGGGCTGCGTCTATCTGTGGATTAACCTTAATCAGTATCCTTTCGGGCGTAACCAGTTGGGGCATATTAACGATGCTGCAAAATGGGTGGAGCGCCCAAAACTTTTTGATTCAAGTCTTACAGCTTGCGATCGCAGGAGCCGCAGGCTTGTTAACGTTTAGTCTCATGGTGAGCCAGTTTAGGCTACCTGAGGTGGAACTGTTTACACAACAGATTCGGCAGCGACTAGGACGATAGAAAAAGATAACAAAGGCGGGCATCTAACCCGCCTTCTTCGTTAATTTTGTCGATTTGCCTGTAATTCAGCAGTTCGCACTGATACTTGCTGCGTATTACTACCTCGTTGCACAGTTACTCGCAACGGCTGTCCTAGCTTGCTCTTATCTACTAGGTTTTGCAACTGATCTGCGGTAGCCAGGGGTTGTCCATCAATTTGCGTGACGACATCCCCCCGTCGCAATCCTGCCAAAGCTGCCGGAGAATTTGGAACAATGCCTGCAACCAGAACACCATTGATTTCGGGAAGTTGGATGACTGCATTAGGGTCACTGTTATTTTGCTTGGCTAGTTCGGGGGTGAGGGTGGCAATTTGAACGCCTAAGTAAGGATGACTGACTTTTTCGCCTCGCGCTAACAGCGACGTGATTTCTTTCGCTTTGTTGATGGGAATGGCGAACCCAATCCCCATGGCATTGGCTCGGATGGCGGTGTTGATGCCTATCACTTCGCCTTGTTCGTTGAGCAAGGGACCACCAGAGTTGCCAGGATTAATGGCTGCGTCAGTTTGAATGAAATCTAAGCGCTTTTCGGGGATGCCTGCGGTCACGCTAGGACGATTGAGAGTACTGACAATGCCCAGAGTGACTGTGTTGTCGAGTCCGAAGGGGTTACCAACGGCGATCGCCCAATCGCCCACTTCTACCTGATCCGAGTCTCCTAGGTCTGAGGTTGGCAATCCGCCGCCCTGCACCTGAATTTTGACCACTGCCAGATCGGTCACTTCGTCAGCACCTTTAACTTCGCCCTTAAATTTTCGTCCATCTTTCAGCGTCACGGTCACTTGATCAGCCCCATTGACAACATGGGCATTGGTCAAAATAGTGCCCGTCGCATCGACAATAAAGCCCGATCCTTGCCCTTGTAAATGTTCTTCATAGGGGGCATCGGGAACCATGCCATCATTAAAGAAGCGGCGAAAGAACGGATCGTTGAAAACCGGATCGGGGTTGCGAGTGATGGTGCGCTCGGTGTCAATGCGGACAACGGCTGCCCCTACTCGCCTAACAGCAGCAGCAACAAAGCTGCCGCCTTTAGGAGTAGGGGCAGAAGCTGGCACCTGAGGATAGGCTGTGGGTTGCAACGCGATCGCAGGGGCGATCGTCGAAACAGGTTCAGCCCAGCTAGGTAAAGCCTGTAAGGGATTAAGCGCTAATAGCGCACCTAGAAAAATTGCCAATATGCGAGTGATCATTTGCAAACCAACCCAAGAAAACGGATAGAACGGTGAAGCAGAGTGAACAGGCACTCTTTCGTCCAATTTTAGAAGAAGGTTTCTAATTTTTGCCAAGGGGCGATCGGTGGGGTTACCCGCATTTATAAGCATCGTTTTAGCTCGATCGCTCTAGCTTAGACGAGTTGTGCATTCTAGCAATAGCCTTTGATTGATCAAGGCATGGGGTTGAATTTCGAGGGCACGTCGAAACGCATGAATGGCTTCGGTATACTCGCCCAGAGCCGCGTGGCATAGTCCAATACCGTGGAGTGCACCAAAATGAACCGGATTTAGCGCTGCGGCTTGCTGACAGTCTTTAAGAGATTTACGATAGCGTTCGGTCAAATAGTACAGCACTGCCCGACGGTTCCAGGCTTCGGCAAAGTCGGGCTGATCCTGAATCAGATCGGTTAAGACCGTTTCGGCTTTAACGAATTCTCCTGCATCTAGATGAACTTGACTTTGTTCAATAATTTCTAGCCCATAAGCGCCTTTTTGGTGAAACCAAATTCGCCAGAGTTCTACGGTCGCTTTTTCTCGGATGCCTTCGTCTGGATTCTTAAGATCTTCTAGAAGGGCATTGATGGGAGCGTTGTTCATGAGGAAGGAAAATATCTAGAGATGGGGTTAATTCATCCAATGTACAACTTCCGCTATTTTTTGTTGTCTCCTTTATAGATGCTCAGAACGCGAACCATGGCGCTCCGAGTCATAGGAGTGTGAGGCGCGATTTTACCCGAATCGAGGGGAAGAATGCCAGATTGAAGAGACATGGCGATCGCGCTTCTATCTGCCTTAGGAATCTGAACAGCATCTGGATAGCGACTGAGAATAGCCTTCACAGTGGATTCGGGTAAAGGCTTTTCTCCTTGGGCTTTTGCCAAAATGGCTAGCGCTTCAGTTCTAGGAACAGGTTGGCTAGGATGAAACTTGCCTTGGCGATCGCAGGTCATGATGCCGCGACTTAAGACAGTTTGAATTTCTGAATGTGCCCAGTAAGATTCTGGAACATCTTGAACCTTAGCCTGACTAATTTGAGAAAAAGGGCGAAGCCGAAATTCTTTGACCAAAAGTTGAGCCAACTCAGCCCGGCTTAAGGGCGGATCAGCAGGCACTTTGTCTGAGGCAAGTAAAGTTTTGGACGCTGGGCTAATTAGTTTAGATAAAGACCCTTCAGGCTGGGGTTGCACCTGTGCGACTGCCGACACACCCACTAGTAATACCGTGAGGGAAATTGCACCAATTAATCGTTCCATAGTCTTCACTCCACAACACCACTTACATTCCTCTGCTACCCATTGCAATCAACAGTCCGTTTGCTTAGTTATCCGGAAATGGAACTGAACCTAGTTCAACTTTGTTATGCAATGACTAATCGAGAATTGGGTGAAGGCTGTGACAGTATTTAGGCTGGAACCTAGCGTACAAAACAAGCTACTACAAAGATTCTGCGGCGATCGTCCTCAATGCTGAAAACATCCTTAAAAATTAGGATTAATCTGCTTGACTAAATGCTCTAGTTCAGGCAAGATTAGGCGCTCAACTGCAAGACGTACGGCAGGAGTTGAGCCAGGAATTGAGAAAATCAGCTTAGACTGGCAAACGCCTGCGACAGCCCGTGATGCGATCGCCCGTGAGCCAATTTCTGCATAGCTGAGCCAGCGAAAGAGTTCACCGAATCCAGGGAGCGTTTTATCAAGAGAACGGGCGATCGCATCATAAGTTGTATCTCTAGGCGCAATACCCGTACCGCCATTAAAGATCAATGCTTCCACATCAGAGCGCTGGCAGAGGGCTTGAATTAGGGCTTGAATCTGCGTTGGCTCGTCTCGAACCAAGGCGTAATCCACTACCTCATGCCCGGCATTTTGCAACAACAATTGAATCATCTGACCGCTGCTATCTGTCTCGGCAGAGCGAGTATCGCTAACCGTAATGACCGCACAGTTGACCCTCAGCGGTTGAACATCAGGATGGGGAATAGGAGCCATAGCAAGTCCTGTTAAATTCACCATTGCCCTAAACTTTCGCCCCTTAAGAGCAAAAGTTTAGGGGGTTATGCGAGTAGATATCGACCAGGTTTAACCTTTCTCCAGACCGTTTTCCGCTGCATAGCGATCCATAAACCGGATAAACCGCTCCCATTCAGCCGTGCTTCTCATGACATAGAGCGCTTCCAAAGCTTCGGGTTGACCGTTGACATACTTGGCATTGACTTCTCTGGTGGTGATTTCTCCTTCCTCATCAATCATGTACATGCCAGTAATTGAAACCGCACTGTCATCTTCAAAAGCTTTGGGTTTCTCAAAATAAAATGTGGCAGTGCCGTTGGTACCGTCCTTCGAGCGGGTGAGCCGCACATCGGGGATTATTTCTTCTGCAATACCTCTAGAAAATTGAATTTCAGCCATGACTGCTCCTTTAAACTGCGCTTAATCCATCTTCCCATTTTTCCACCTCGCATAGTCTTGAACTATGATCAGTTTTAATTCGGTAGTGCTAAATTGCATTTCTCCGAGCATTTTCAGGTTCGTGCTTTCATTCAGCAATGCCTCAATCCTTGCAGCGGAGTAGTCATGGTTGCAGTTGTTATCGGTATTAATCTGCTAATTGCTACGGGATGTTGGTACGTGGCTTGGCGGGTCTGGAAATTGCGATCGGCACTCTCGAAAGCAGCAGACGCACTCGTTGCAGCCGAACGGGCTACGCATCGTGTGTTGAGCGGTGCACCTCAAGGCATTGGCAAGGGAGAAACTGGCGTTTATCAGTTGCGGCAGCAGTATCGGCTCTTGGAGGTGAAGTTGCTGCGAGTTCAACAAATTTTGAAGTTACTAGGTTTGGGGCAATTGGTGTGGCAGTGGTATGGCAAGAAGCTGCCCCTGTCGAGTCAGTCACTGTCGAATCAGTCACTGTCGAATCAGTCACTGTCAAAGCAGTCACCGTCGAAGCAAGCCGCACGTGGCGCTTCAAAGACTGGCTTAGCGAAGTCTCAAAAACCGTCTTTTTGAGAAAAAAATAGATCTAAATCGGTCGTCCGTGCCAAGATTCAATACTCTATAGGTATGGGCTGAGATATATGTGCTGTTTGGCGGGGAATAGATAATGTCAGATAACCGTTCTGGATCATCAGGATCGTTTGTTGGAGGTTTGTTTGTTGGCGCTATTGTAGGAGCCGTAGCAGGTTTATTGGTGGCTCCAAAAACTGGACGGGAAACTCGGCAGTTGATTAGAAAATCGGCGGATGCGTTGCCCGAACTAGTTGAAGATTTGTCGAGTAGTGTGCAATTGCAAGCCGATCGCCTCTCTGAAACAGCAGTTCGTAACTGGGATGGAACGCTAGGACGGTTGAAAGAAGCGATCGCGGCTGGCGTTGAAGCAAGCCAACGAGAAGTACAAGATATTTCTGAGTCGCGCTTAAAGGTCGAAGGGCGATCGCCAATTCGTGATTCTGGCGTGAGGTAGTCTGCTGTGATTGATCCTGTGTTTTGGTTAGGGGTCTCTATCCTTTTTGTGGCAGTGAGCATTGCTGCGGTATTGGTGGCGGCAATGCCTGCATTCCGAGAGCTCGCCCGCGCGGCTCGGAGCGCCGAAAAGTTGTTCGACACGCTTAACCGTGAATTTCCGCCCACCCTCAAGTCGATCCGAGATACAGGCGCTGAAATTAGCAGCCTCACCGATGACATGAGTGAGGGAGTTCAAGGCGCAGGGCGGGTGGTGCAGCAAGTTGATCAAAGCATTAGCGGCGTGAAGCAGAAGACAGAAGTTACGACTCGTAGCATCGTGAGTGGAGTCAAGGCAGCTTGGAAAGCGTTCAGCCGCCCTGACCCTGCTGGCGCAAAGACTATTGATCCCGATAGCGACGATGACCGATCGGAAGATATTAAAGATCCGCCCCGTTTGATTGCTAACACCAGACCTACTGTAAAGATTGAAACTGTAGAGATTGGAGAAGACGTAGCTGAGAAACTCGTGAATTCTTCTCAGGAAGCCGAAATAGCGCTATCTAATTATTCTGATTCGGTTGCAAAGCTAAGTGAGGAGCTAGAGGATATCCGCGATCGCTTAACTCATGAGAAAAATTGAGATGTCTTCAGCTAACTCCATCCATGCCATTCGAGGAGCGTTTCTTGATTTTGTTGATGATCCATTTTATGTCTCTGAGCTAGAAAGCGTTCGGTATATTGCCGACGGACTACTGGTGATTGAAGCAGGGGCGATCGCCGCTTTTGGAACTTATGCTGACCTGCATCCTCAGTATGTTAATGTACCTGTAACCGCTTACCCTGGCAAGCTGATCATGCCAGGATTTATTGACACCCACATTCATTTTCCGCAGCTTGAAATGATTGCGGCTTATGGAGAGCAGCTTTTAGAATGGCTTAATCAATACACGTTTCCAACTGAAGAAAAATTTAAAGATAGAGATTACTCACAGAAAATTGCTTCGCTGTTTTTAGACGAACTGCTAAAAAACGGTACAACAACAGCATTAGTATTTGCGACGGTTCATCCTCAGTCGGTCGATGCCTTTTTTGAGGAAGCCAGTCGTCGGAATTTGCGCATAATTGCAGGCAAAGTGCTGATGGATCGGCACGCCCCCGCAGCTTTGACCGACACGCCTGAAAGTGCCTATCAAGACAGCAAAAAATTGATCCAAAAGTGGCACGGTCAGGGACGTTTGCTTTATGCCATTACGCCTCGGTTTGCCATTACTTCGACTGATGAGCAATTGCAGTTAGCCGGAAAGCTGCTGCAAGAATTTCCAGAGGTTTATTTGCATACCCATCTCTCTGAAAACCCAAAAGAGGTGGAATGGGTGGCAGAACTGTTTCCCGATCGCCGAGGTTATTTAGATGTTTATGATCAGGCAGGACTGGTTGGCAAAAAGTCAGTGTTCGCTCATGGGGTGCATTTAACCGATGCAGAGTTTCAACGCTTATCTGAAGCTAAAGCGACCCTGGCGTTTTGTCCTACGTCCAATCTATTTTTGGGGAGTGGATTGTTTAAGCTGCATCAGGCAAAGGCGATCGCTCAGCCCGTGAAGGTGGGACTGGGCACTGATGTGGGTGCAGGAACTAGCTTTTCCATGTTACAGACTGCCAGCGAAGCCTACAAAGTATCGCAGTTGCAAGGGCGATCGCTGTCTGCGTTTAAGGCGCTCTTTTTGGCGACGCTGGGCGGGGCACAGGCGCTTTCTCTAGAAGACAAGTTGGGAAATTTTCAGCCTGGAAAAGAGGCGGATTTTATTGTGTTAGACCCACAAGCCACGCCGCTAATGACCATTCGGAATGCTGAGATGCCTGCGCAGTCTTTAGAAGACCTGGCTAAAACCGCTTTTGGCATGATGATTTTAGGAGACGATCGGGCAATTCATGCGGTTTATATTGCTGGAGACTTGGCTTACGCGATCGCTGACTCACAGAATTAGATTGCAGGATCATGTAGATTGCAACATTCTAAGATTCCGGGATCATTAACGTTGCTCCGTTTTAATCACTCTTGTATGATTAAAATAATATTAACGTTAAAAAATGTAACGAATCCTCTCATGTTTCGTTACCTGAGTAACTGATTCGTATTCACCTTAGAGAAGCTGCTGATTTGTTCATGTCAAAATCCCCTTTTCACAACCTTTTCAAGATTCTTGTTGCTTTTGCATTAGTCGTTACGACTTGGGCGATCGCTCCGGCGGCTGAAGCGTACGACAACCCAGATTTATTACCCACTTCGCCCACGCTAATCATTGACTTAGCTAATTCCTTAACAGCGATTCAGCAGGACAAGCTCGATCAGCAACTCACAGATTTCGAAACTGAGACAGGCTGGAAGCTAAGAGTATTAACTCAGTTCGATCGGACTCCGGGT
Above is a window of Timaviella obliquedivisa GSE-PSE-MK23-08B DNA encoding:
- the guaD gene encoding guanine deaminase, whose amino-acid sequence is MSSANSIHAIRGAFLDFVDDPFYVSELESVRYIADGLLVIEAGAIAAFGTYADLHPQYVNVPVTAYPGKLIMPGFIDTHIHFPQLEMIAAYGEQLLEWLNQYTFPTEEKFKDRDYSQKIASLFLDELLKNGTTTALVFATVHPQSVDAFFEEASRRNLRIIAGKVLMDRHAPAALTDTPESAYQDSKKLIQKWHGQGRLLYAITPRFAITSTDEQLQLAGKLLQEFPEVYLHTHLSENPKEVEWVAELFPDRRGYLDVYDQAGLVGKKSVFAHGVHLTDAEFQRLSEAKATLAFCPTSNLFLGSGLFKLHQAKAIAQPVKVGLGTDVGAGTSFSMLQTASEAYKVSQLQGRSLSAFKALFLATLGGAQALSLEDKLGNFQPGKEADFIVLDPQATPLMTIRNAEMPAQSLEDLAKTAFGMMILGDDRAIHAVYIAGDLAYAIADSQN